The genomic interval GGGCAAGCTGTGAATGAGCTGAGGCCTGTAGGAGACACAGCAGAGAGTGGCAGTGCTACTGGAGCTTAAAGTTCAAGTTAAGGAGCAAGGAGTGGCAGGAAATAAGGTGGAAGACAAGCAGGTGATGGGCGGCCTCTGGTTAAAGCCTTAGACTTTGCCCTGCAGTCCGCAGGGAGCCTTGAAGGTGTTGAGCACAGCCAGGCTAATATTCTGTGTGACTGAATCCTCTGGCCCCCTGACTTTCCTTTGGGgagagtgtggggaggaggggcgcctccccctctctccctcccctctggctgTCTGCCTTTTCCTTGTCTGGAGTTGATTCAGAGGCCTGTAAACCCCATACCCAGGAAGTCCTAGCCCCAAATCCAGAGGCGGTACTGATTCTGGTCCCAGAGCTTTCCTGGCCAggaagaaatgggggggggggctctgttgGGGGCTGGCTCCCTGTGACCTGAATGCTGACAGAGAAGGGGTGGGTCCTAGGCCATAACTCTGCTCCTGCCCAACCTTTGATTCACCCCTGTGAGTGCAGAGGTGAACCACAGCTGGGAGAATGTggttatcaatattttattaataaataattcataactGCCCCACGCACCTGGAGCATTTCATACGTCACATACCGCTTTGAAGGACATATCTTTCCTCATTCTCTCTTCACTACAAAATCCAGAACAAGCAGGGCAGGTATTTTGCAGCGGGGGGAACTGAGGCAGGGAGGTATGGTGACTTGCTGAAGGTCGCCCAGGTGGCAGGTGGCGGACTATGTGAACCGGGAGCTGACCTGTCTTCTTTCTGGCACAGGTGGACGAAGCCCCAGAGCCGGTGTATGCGAACATAGAGAGACAGCCTCCGGCCACTTCACCTGGCGCCACCGCGGCTCCTCGTCCCGGCCAGGTGTGGGAAACGCACACGGACGCGGACACCGGGCGGCCCTACTACTACAACCCAGACACAGGTGTGACCACCTGGGAGTCGCCTTTCGAGGCTGCTGAAGGCGCCACCAGCCCAGCCACCTCCCCGTCCTCGGTGGGCAGCCGCGAGAGCCTCGAAACAGAGTGGGGCCAGTACTGGGATGAGGACAGCCGCAGGGTGTTCTTCTACAACCCGCTGACGGGCGACACGGTCTGGGAGGACGAGGACGAGGAGGAGCTGAAGATGCAGCCTGGCCTGAGGCCCGGCAGCGCCAAGGACCAGAGGGTGAGGGGCGGGACCTGGCCTAAGTGGGCGGGGCTGGCGCTTAGGACCTCTGACCCCGCCTCCTTCTCCCCTGGGCACTTGGGGTGAGAGGTGGCGCCACGTCTGAAGGAGCCGGGCCTGGCCAGGGGTGGGTGGGTCTGCTCTGAGGGCCTCTGATCCAGCCTTCTTACTCCCTACAGCCTCCCACCCCCGAGACGGACTACCCTGAGTTACTGACCAGTTACCCCGAGGAGGACTATTCCCCTTCAGGCTGCTCCAGTGAGCCCCGGCCCGCCTCTCCCCTGGCCACGCCCCCAGGCTGGTCGTGCCTTGTGGACCAGGAAGGGCAGACGGTCTACACGAACCACTTTACCCAAGAGCAGGTAGGAGCAACAGACAGGCGGACCCAGACAGCCTCGGGGACACGCCTCCAACCCTTCCTTCCTCACGAGTAGCTCTCCTTAACACTAAACTGCAGCTCCTGCTGGGCTCTGAGCCAGCCCAGCACACTGCCTCACCAGCGCCTGTCCTTCCAGACTCCTCGGGTCTATGTTGTGCACTGGTTAGAGGAACCTTTTCCTCCCCTCTCACGAAGCCAGATGGCAgccctgacctttcctctcccCGCAGTGGGTGAAGCTGGAGGATCAACACGGAAAGCCCTACTTCTACAACCCAAATGATGACTCTGTTCGGTGGGATCTGCCCCAGGTAACCAACTGGGAAGGGATAGCCCTGGGGAGACAGGAGGGAGTTATATATGACAGTGTCTTCCTCCCCAGGTCCCGGTTCCTGCTCCTCGAAGCATCCGCCAGTCCAGCCAGGACAGCGAGACTCCAGCCCAGGCCAGCCCCCCTGAGGAGAAAGTAAGGGAAGGGGTGTGTAAGCCCGGGTATGACCCCACAGAAGAGATAGAGGAGTTCTGGCGATCCTGGGGTCTGAAACTGGACCAGCGTGTCTCCCCCGTAAGCCCCAGCACTAGCTGGGGCTGAATGAACAAGGATCTAGGTCATCCTAGGCCCAGAGTTGGGTGAGGTTGGGAGCTGGGGGAaatctctgctgctgctgctactgtgGGAGCAGGTAccccaccaccagcagcagcgAAGGGGTTCAGTGGAGATCAGGCCCAGCCTGGGGGGCATTGCTGGCTGATGGAGACTCACCGTGGCTCACCCCCTTAACtgcctcctctttccccttctctctctaagatcaagaCCCTGGAAAAGGCAGGTGTGCTCCATCGCACCAAGACGGTGGACAAGGGAAAGCGGGTCCGGTGAGAGCCTGTCCACACCCCCGCAGTGCAGGGTGGGCCTTTGGGACCACGCTCACTGAGCACTTCCCCTATGTTAGGCTCTGTTAATCCTCATGACAACTTTATAAGAGATCCTCTGAGGacactgaggtacagagagataaagagagtcCACCTCTAACGGTTGGATGTCCCAAGCTATGTTGTTAAGCTCTGTGACCTGCTCCTGGAGGTGGGAAGGGGGCTTCAGCCCAGGCCCAATCCAAGCCCCGCCACCCCCCACTTCTCCATGCCCCCTAGGAAGAAGCACTGGAGTGCCTCCTGGACAGTGCTGGAAGGCGGGGTCCTGACATTCTTCAAGGACTCGAAGTCCTCAGCTGCAGTTGGTCTGGTGAGGCCCAGGCCCCACGGCAGGGGTCGCCCCATCTGCTCCTGACTCCTTTGGTCTTTACCTGACTTGGCTTGTCAAAGGCCAGGTTTGAGGCAGTGGAACGTGAATGTCCAGGCAGCTAGGCCTTTGGCAGGGGGTGACAACAACAGATTTGCCTTGGGACAAACAATTGCAGCTACCCTGGGCATGGGGAGCTGTCCTGGAGGGCAGACAGCTCCAGCCTGCTGGGCAGGCAGCTGGGGACTGGGCTCCCAGCTTGCAGGGATGGGGCTGCacacctttcctttcctctcctgggTGGGCAGGCAGCAAAGGACCAGACAACTCACAGGCTCTGAGGACCCCACAGCTGTGACCCATCCTGTCTCGAGAGCCGGGGGAGCCTGGTGGACTGGAGCCAGCATGCCGCAGCAGGCCTGTTTGAGCTGAAGGCTCCCTCTCCTGTCTTTCCTCTCCCACAGAGGCAGCAGCCTTCCAAGCTCTCTACCCCTGAGTACACGGTGGAGCTGAAAGGGGCCTCGCTCGCCTGGGCCCCCAAAGACAAATCCAGCAAGAAGAACGTGCTGGAGGTGagttgtgggggtggggagaaggaggaggggcttACTGATGGCCTGGGAGTCTAACTGGGCAGGCCCTAAGAAGGCGGGCCTGGGGAGAGTTGGGCTGGAAATCTTAGAGCTCGAAACCAAAGTGGCCCCCACCTTCGAGATCCATCCACAGTATCTCTGGCATCATGGGTTCTGTCGTTACCTCTCCAGGAGCTGAATTCACCAAGCCTTGGCCCTGGAGGGTGATGAGAAGTAGGGGTCTCTGGGGAACTAAACTTGTCATGATTAGAAAGGCAGCAGAACGGGAGACTCCCGCCCCTGGCCACTCACTCTGATAGGCCGGGAGACCTGGGCTGGCAGGTGGGACTTCCAATTGGACTGGGCTCCCAGTGAATAAACCAGGGCAATGGACACATTTTTCAGTCTCCCCCAGCAGATAGAGGGCGTCCAGGTGGCATCCTGGCAAGGACCCTCACAGTGTGACCCCTATCACTGTCCTTGGgttgtcttgtttttaaattaCGTTTTTACTATCACCTCCATCCCCAAAAGTTTTGAGGCAGCTCACTACAAAAACACGTAAGGTGAGCTGGTAAAACCCACTGAAAAGGCAGGACCAAGCAAAACGAGTTAGAGAAGTGGGTCAAAGTGGAGAGGGATTAGGGGGCAGATAAAGTAGAGGTGTTACGTTTGTCACTGCTGAAAAATATTAGCTCCGGGTCTCCTGGTAGCCAAAGCAAAAAGAGAAGGGCGATCAGTTACATGGCTTTTATT from Saccopteryx leptura isolate mSacLep1 chromosome 2, mSacLep1_pri_phased_curated, whole genome shotgun sequence carries:
- the ARHGAP27 gene encoding rho GTPase-activating protein 27 isoform X3, with the translated sequence MVDVIAKLTRRQSRALRVQVDEAPEPVYANIERQPPATSPGATAAPRPGQVWETHTDADTGRPYYYNPDTGVTTWESPFEAAEGATSPATSPSSVGSRESLETEWGQYWDEDSRRVFFYNPLTGDTVWEDEDEEELKMQPGLRPGSAKDQRPPTPETDYPELLTSYPEEDYSPSGCSSEPRPASPLATPPGWSCLVDQEGQTVYTNHFTQEQWVKLEDQHGKPYFYNPNDDSVRWDLPQVPVPAPRSIRQSSQDSETPAQASPPEEKIKTLEKAGVLHRTKTVDKGKRVRKKHWSASWTVLEGGVLTFFKDSKSSAAVGLRQQPSKLSTPEYTVELKGASLAWAPKDKSSKKNVLELRSRDGSEYLIQHDSEAIISTWHKAIAQGIQELSADLPPEEETEYSSVEFGSSERLGSWREDEARPGAAAPTLSPGAQESDLSKVRHKLRKFLLRRPTLQSLREKGYIKDQVFGCALATLCERERSPVPRFVQQCIRTVEARGLDIDGLYRISGNLATIQKLRYKVDHDERLDLDDGRWEDVHVITGALKLFFRELPEPLFPFSHFRQFIAAIKLQDQDQRSRCVRDLVRTLPAPNHDTLRVLFQHLCRVIEHGEQNRMSVQSVAIVFGPTLLRPETEETSMPMTMVFQNQVVELILQQCSDIFPPH